In Micromonospora sp. LH3U1, one genomic interval encodes:
- a CDS encoding Ppx/GppA phosphatase family protein, with translation MAAIDCGTNSIRLLVADLPEESAGSQAPLVDLTRRMEIVRLGQGVDRTGRLAPEAIERTRVALASYAADIEKLGAERVRMCATSASRDAANAADFTEMVQRTLGVAPEVVTGDEEARLSFTGAVRGLPADAKEPFLVVDIGGGSTEFVVGDRADGVRAAISVDIGCVRMTERHLPGDPPTPEQVAAAQADIAAAVDRALAVVPGREAATLVGLAGSVTTVVAIAQGLREYDPERIHHARVSYEAVAQVTGDLLGQTREQRLATPVMHPGRADVIGAGALVLRVIMERAGMPSVVASEHDILDGIAWSLQSASN, from the coding sequence GTGGCGGCCATCGACTGCGGAACCAACTCGATCCGACTGCTGGTCGCCGACCTGCCCGAGGAATCGGCCGGGTCGCAGGCGCCGCTGGTCGACCTGACCCGACGGATGGAAATCGTCCGGCTCGGGCAGGGAGTGGACCGCACCGGCCGGCTGGCCCCGGAGGCGATCGAACGGACCCGGGTGGCGCTGGCGTCGTACGCCGCCGACATCGAGAAGCTGGGCGCGGAGCGGGTGCGGATGTGCGCCACCTCCGCCTCCCGGGACGCGGCCAACGCCGCCGACTTCACCGAGATGGTGCAGCGCACCCTCGGTGTCGCACCCGAGGTGGTCACCGGCGACGAGGAGGCCCGGCTGTCGTTCACCGGCGCGGTGCGCGGGCTGCCGGCCGACGCGAAGGAGCCGTTTCTGGTCGTCGACATCGGCGGCGGTTCCACCGAATTCGTGGTCGGTGACCGGGCCGACGGGGTACGCGCGGCGATCTCGGTGGACATCGGCTGTGTCCGGATGACCGAACGGCACCTGCCCGGCGACCCGCCGACGCCCGAGCAGGTCGCGGCGGCGCAGGCCGACATCGCGGCCGCGGTGGACCGCGCGCTCGCCGTGGTGCCCGGCCGCGAGGCGGCCACCCTGGTCGGCCTCGCCGGGTCGGTCACCACCGTGGTCGCCATCGCTCAGGGCCTGCGGGAGTACGACCCGGAGCGCATCCACCACGCCCGGGTCTCGTACGAGGCGGTCGCCCAGGTGACCGGGGACCTACTGGGTCAGACCCGTGAACAGCGGTTGGCGACCCCGGTCATGCACCCGGGCCGGGCCGACGTGATCGGCGCGGGCGCGCTGGTGCTTCGAGTGATCATGGAACGCGCCGGGATGCCGTCGGTGGTTGCCTCGGAGCACGACATCCTCGACGGCATCGCCTGGAGCCTCCAGTCGGCCTCGAACTAG
- a CDS encoding PadR family transcriptional regulator: protein MDTTQLLKGVLDMAVLAVLREEDGYGYDILRRLREAGLEEVGDASVYGTLRRLFAAGLLTTYVVPSESGPHRKYYSLNAAGRDQLTRSGKLWRSFATTMDSLLDDRGMAA, encoded by the coding sequence GTGGACACCACACAGTTGCTGAAGGGCGTGCTCGATATGGCCGTCCTGGCCGTGCTCCGGGAGGAGGACGGCTACGGTTACGACATCCTGCGCCGGCTGCGCGAGGCCGGCCTGGAGGAGGTCGGCGACGCGTCGGTCTACGGGACGCTGCGCCGCCTCTTCGCCGCTGGCCTGCTCACCACCTACGTCGTGCCGAGCGAATCCGGGCCGCACCGTAAGTACTACTCACTGAATGCCGCGGGGCGTGACCAGTTGACCCGCTCCGGCAAGCTCTGGCGCTCGTTCGCCACGACCATGGACAGTCTGCTCGACGATCGGGGGATGGCGGCATGA